The following are from one region of the Epinephelus fuscoguttatus linkage group LG11, E.fuscoguttatus.final_Chr_v1 genome:
- the LOC125896755 gene encoding leukotriene B4 receptor 1-like → MEKLNSSMVTSNISSPGHPPLESWGSRGLVPSLVLSFCFLLGVPGNIAVIILRPNWENMSSLSQILMLNLAISDVLCLITLPLWIYALLNGWIFGLVACKLLSFLIYCSIYGSMLTVSVLSIQRYLQVVRLQKFFDQRGRRRLVALLWLVAMILSIPALVVRQVKTDQNWTSCQPHYSSEAQQVAVQLTETVVGSVSIAVVALSYIGLYRKVNQAAFFNNPQTTRLVTSIILTYFVLWMPHHIINVLGVAAFSLKNEGLIKFSEDASNIAGALTFVNSCVDPLLYAFASRNLCTLCQKREH, encoded by the coding sequence ATGGAAAAACTCAACTCCTCTATGGTCACTTCTAACATCTCCTCTCCTGGACATCCACCTCTTGAATCCTGGGGCTCCAGAGGTCTGGTCCCTTCGTTGGTGCTGTCTTTCTGCTTCCTGCTGGGAGTTCCTGGAAACATCGCTGTGATCATCCTCAGACCAAACTGGGAGAACATGTCCAGTCTGAGCCAGATTCTGATGCTGAATTTGGCCATATCAGACGTGCTCTGCCTGATCACCCTGCCTCTGTGGATTTACGCTCTACTGAATGGCTGGATCTTTGGCCTGGTGGCCTGTAAGCTCCTGTCATTTCTCATTTACTGCAGCATTTATGGAAGCATGCTGACTGTGAGTGTGCTGAGCATTCAGCGCTACCTCCAGGTGGTGCGCCTGCAGAAGTTCTTTGATCAGCGAGGAAGGAGGAGGCTGGTGGCTCTGCTCTGGCTGGTTGCAATGATCCTGTCCATCCCTGCTTTAGTGGTCCGGCAGGTGAAGACAGATCAGAACTGGACAAGCTGCCAACCTCACTACTCTTCTGAGGCCCAGCAGGTGGCCGTGCAGCTGACAGAGACTGTGGTAGGATCTGTTTCAATAGCTGTTGTGGCATTGTCATACATCGGCCTTTACAGAAAAGTGAACCAGGCAGCTTTCTTCAACAACCCACAGACGACCCGGCTGGTCACAAGTATCATTTTGACCTATTTTGTCCTCTGGATGCCGCATCATATCATAAACGTGCTTGGTGTGGCAGCTTTTTCACTCAAAAACGAGGGGCTGATTAAGTTTTCTGAGGACGCTTCAAACATTGCTGGAGCACTGACATTTGTGAATAGCTGTGTGGATCCACTCCTTTATGCTTTTGCTTCCAGAAACTTGTGCACTTTGTGCCAAAAAAGGGAACATTAA